In one window of Phormidium ambiguum IAM M-71 DNA:
- a CDS encoding AAA family ATPase yields MTETNLPPVIQEMLKPGFYPHPVQEPIKLMQTHVSYILLTGDYAYKLKKAVNFGFLDYSTLELREHFCRQELEMNKRGAAEIYLEVLPITQANENLELGGNGTPVEYTLKMCQFPQDNLLINLFHQGKLTEKMVEDLGRLVAQFHSKCPTNDYVLSFGELAKVRQAFDENYEQTTKYIGLAQTQEQFEATKDFTDNFFATKQEVLANRIKNGWIRECHGDLHLGNICLWHDKILLFDCIEFNEPFRFVDVMYDVAYGVMNFLVGNRPDLANAYLNSYLEESGDWEGLQVLPLYVSRQAYVRAKITSFLLDDPGVPAADKEQAKVTASQYYKMALDCTKLGQGSLTIMSGVSGSGKSTVAKKIARQNNAIHIRSDAVRKHLAGVSLTEKGGEDLYTPEMTEKTYSRLLELGILLAASGYAVILDAKYDRQSLRQPVIAAAEKYHLPLQILHCTAPEEILRDRLNSRTGDVSDATANLLSSQLANTESFTEEEKVFVKTLDTTQDLEAQLK; encoded by the coding sequence ATGACTGAAACTAACTTGCCTCCAGTAATTCAAGAAATGTTAAAACCTGGATTTTATCCGCATCCAGTACAAGAACCAATTAAGTTAATGCAAACCCATGTTTCATACATTTTATTGACGGGAGATTATGCTTATAAACTAAAAAAAGCTGTGAATTTCGGCTTTTTAGATTATTCAACGTTGGAATTACGCGAGCATTTTTGTCGTCAAGAATTGGAAATGAATAAACGCGGCGCTGCGGAAATTTATTTAGAAGTTTTGCCGATTACTCAAGCAAATGAGAACTTGGAATTAGGAGGAAATGGTACACCTGTTGAATACACATTAAAAATGTGCCAATTTCCCCAAGACAATCTGTTAATTAATCTGTTTCATCAGGGTAAATTAACGGAAAAAATGGTGGAAGATTTAGGTAGATTAGTGGCACAATTCCACAGTAAATGTCCAACTAATGATTATGTACTTTCTTTTGGAGAATTAGCTAAAGTTCGTCAGGCTTTTGATGAGAATTATGAACAAACTACAAAATATATTGGTTTAGCGCAAACTCAAGAGCAATTTGAGGCTACTAAAGATTTTACAGACAATTTCTTTGCTACTAAACAAGAGGTTTTAGCTAATAGAATTAAAAATGGTTGGATTCGAGAATGTCATGGAGATTTACATTTAGGGAATATTTGTTTGTGGCATGACAAAATTCTCCTATTTGATTGCATTGAGTTTAATGAACCATTTCGGTTTGTTGATGTAATGTATGATGTGGCTTATGGGGTGATGAATTTTTTAGTAGGAAATCGCCCTGATTTAGCTAATGCCTATTTAAATAGCTATTTGGAAGAAAGTGGGGATTGGGAAGGTTTGCAAGTTTTACCTTTGTATGTCAGTCGTCAAGCTTATGTAAGAGCAAAAATTACCTCTTTTCTGTTAGATGATCCAGGTGTTCCTGCGGCTGATAAAGAACAGGCTAAAGTTACAGCTAGTCAGTATTATAAAATGGCTTTAGACTGTACGAAATTGGGGCAGGGAAGTTTAACTATAATGTCAGGAGTTTCCGGTTCTGGTAAGAGTACAGTTGCGAAAAAAATTGCTCGCCAAAATAATGCTATTCACATTCGTTCTGATGCGGTGAGAAAACATTTGGCTGGTGTATCTTTAACGGAAAAGGGAGGGGAAGATTTATATACTCCTGAAATGACGGAAAAGACTTATTCGAGGTTGTTGGAGTTAGGCATTTTGCTGGCTGCGTCGGGTTATGCGGTGATTTTGGATGCAAAATACGATCGCCAATCTCTCAGACAACCAGTAATCGCAGCTGCCGAGAAATATCACCTACCTTTACAAATTTTACATTGCACTGCACCAGAAGAAATATTGCGCGATCGCCTTAACTCCCGCACAGGTGATGTCTCGGATGCTACTGCTAACCTATTATCCAGTCAATTAGCTAATACGGAAAGTTTCACAGAAGAGGAAAAAGTTTTTGTGAAAACTTTGGATACTACCCAGGATTTAGAGGCACAATTAAAATAG
- a CDS encoding YdcF family protein: MFLFLSKFLPIFIYPLGLASILLIGSLIMIWRRPKWAAGLVSAALAIIFLFSNYWVSDALIRYLEWQNIPKDELPNVAAIVVLGGAVLPQVSPRPWVEVGEEGDRILYGAKLYRDGKAPKLILSGGRIDWKNSGGAESKDMAELAQVMGVPKTAILEDPASLNTYENAVNVRKILDSQGIERRILLVTSAIHTPRSLAIFKRQGIEAIPAPTDFITIEQTSDEDTWQGTLLKLFPDAGRLAYSTRALKEYIGIVVYRLRGWL; this comes from the coding sequence ATGTTTTTATTTCTCTCGAAATTCTTGCCAATTTTTATCTATCCTTTGGGATTAGCTAGTATCTTATTGATTGGCTCCTTAATTATGATTTGGCGACGGCCAAAATGGGCGGCAGGTTTAGTATCTGCTGCCTTAGCTATTATATTTTTATTTAGTAATTATTGGGTTTCTGATGCCTTAATTAGATATTTGGAATGGCAAAATATACCGAAAGATGAATTACCAAATGTAGCAGCTATTGTAGTTTTGGGAGGTGCGGTTTTACCACAAGTATCGCCTCGTCCTTGGGTGGAAGTTGGCGAAGAAGGCGATCGCATTCTCTACGGTGCTAAATTATATCGAGATGGCAAAGCTCCAAAACTGATCTTAAGCGGCGGACGCATCGATTGGAAAAATTCCGGTGGTGCTGAATCTAAAGATATGGCAGAACTTGCTCAAGTTATGGGAGTTCCCAAAACCGCAATTCTCGAAGATCCAGCTTCTCTAAATACTTATGAAAACGCGGTTAATGTCCGCAAAATTCTGGATTCCCAAGGCATAGAACGGCGAATTTTATTAGTAACTTCAGCTATTCATACTCCGCGATCGCTAGCCATTTTTAAGCGCCAAGGAATAGAAGCTATCCCCGCTCCTACTGACTTTATCACGATCGAACAAACTTCAGACGAAGACACTTGGCAAGGAACACTATTAAAATTATTCCCAGATGCCGGAAGATTAGCTTACAGCACTCGCGCTTTAAAAGAGTATATCGGTATTGTCGTTTACCGACTGCGAGGCTGGCTCTAG
- a CDS encoding ferredoxin-thioredoxin reductase variable chain, with amino-acid sequence MKIGDRIRVKESVIVYHHPEHRSQPFDIKGLEGEIIGVINEWQGRPVSANLPIQVKFDKKFKAHFRENEVELVD; translated from the coding sequence ATGAAAATTGGCGATCGCATTCGGGTTAAAGAGTCAGTCATTGTTTACCATCATCCTGAACATCGGAGTCAACCCTTTGATATCAAAGGTTTGGAAGGGGAAATTATCGGGGTCATAAATGAGTGGCAAGGTAGACCTGTGAGTGCTAACCTTCCTATACAGGTCAAATTTGACAAAAAATTCAAAGCTCATTTCCGCGAAAATGAGGTGGAATTGGTAGACTAG
- a CDS encoding aldo/keto reductase: MQYRRFGRTNLSMPVLSCGGMRYQYKWKDVPGWRIPWHQQKNLEATIHRAIELGINHIETARGYGTSELQLGRILPKLPREKIIVQTKISPNANPQEFAKTFATSLKNLRLEYVDLLGIHGINNAELLDYTIRPGGCLDVARKLQKQGKIRFIGFSTHGPTNIITQTIETNQFDYVNLHWYYINQNNWSAIEAAKKHDMGVFIISPSDKGGKLYNPPPKLVDLCYPFSPIVFNDLFCLSHSQVHTLSIGAAKPTDFDEHLKCLPLLDKADELLPPILSRLETESMKILGETWVKTWHIGLPSQEETPGNINIPVILWLRNLALAYDMYDYAKMRYNLLGNGSHWFPGQKADKVKEFDLRQCLINSPHADKIPALLAEAHQLLGGAEVKRLSQE; this comes from the coding sequence ATGCAATATCGACGCTTTGGACGTACTAATCTTTCTATGCCTGTGCTTTCCTGCGGCGGAATGAGATATCAATATAAATGGAAAGATGTCCCAGGTTGGCGCATTCCTTGGCATCAACAAAAAAATTTAGAAGCAACAATCCATCGTGCCATTGAACTGGGAATTAATCACATTGAAACAGCTAGAGGTTATGGTACTTCTGAATTACAATTAGGGAGAATTTTGCCCAAACTACCCAGAGAAAAAATTATTGTCCAAACCAAAATTTCTCCCAATGCTAATCCGCAAGAATTTGCCAAAACTTTTGCTACATCTCTGAAAAATTTAAGATTAGAATATGTTGATTTACTAGGTATACATGGTATTAACAATGCCGAACTCCTAGATTATACAATTCGTCCCGGTGGCTGCTTAGACGTAGCCCGAAAACTCCAAAAACAAGGCAAGATTAGATTTATTGGATTTTCCACTCATGGCCCAACAAATATTATTACTCAAACTATAGAAACTAATCAATTCGATTATGTAAACTTGCATTGGTATTACATTAATCAAAATAATTGGTCTGCTATAGAAGCGGCAAAGAAACATGACATGGGTGTATTTATTATTAGTCCTTCTGATAAAGGAGGAAAACTTTACAACCCACCTCCAAAATTAGTAGATTTGTGCTATCCTTTCAGTCCAATTGTATTTAATGACTTGTTTTGTTTAAGTCATTCCCAAGTACATACTTTAAGTATAGGGGCGGCGAAACCAACAGATTTTGACGAACATTTAAAATGCTTACCTTTGCTAGATAAAGCTGATGAACTTTTGCCACCAATTTTATCCAGATTGGAAACAGAATCAATGAAAATTTTAGGCGAAACATGGGTAAAAACGTGGCATATTGGTTTACCATCTCAAGAAGAAACACCGGGGAATATTAACATTCCGGTAATTTTGTGGTTACGCAATTTAGCGTTAGCCTACGATATGTATGATTATGCCAAAATGCGCTATAACCTGTTAGGAAATGGCAGTCATTGGTTCCCTGGACAAAAAGCTGATAAAGTTAAAGAATTCGATTTGCGCCAATGCTTAATTAATAGTCCTCATGCAGATAAAATTCCAGCTTTGTTAGCAGAAGCTCATCAGTTATTAGGTGGTGCAGAAGTTAAACGCCTTTCCCAAGAGTAA
- a CDS encoding superoxide dismutase, with the protein MILNRRNFLVLAGSSIGAVTFGACQVSGDNITDKESETNVAQNTGVFTLPPLPYSFDALEPHIDAKTMEIHHDKHHAAYVKNLNDAIAKYPNLKGQTIEQLLRNIESLPQDIRTTIRNNGGGHYNHSMFWKIMKPNGGGEPTGEIATAINQAFGSFAEFKRLFNESGSKRFGSGWVWLVRNADGKLGVMSTANQNSPLMEGKFPIMGNDVWEHAYYLKYQNRRADYLNAWWNTLNWDEINKRFSAGI; encoded by the coding sequence ATGATTCTCAACCGTCGCAATTTTTTAGTGTTAGCTGGCAGCAGTATTGGTGCAGTAACTTTTGGTGCTTGTCAAGTATCTGGAGATAATATTACCGACAAAGAAAGCGAGACAAATGTAGCACAAAATACAGGGGTTTTTACTCTGCCGCCTTTACCCTATAGTTTTGATGCTTTGGAACCGCATATTGATGCGAAAACAATGGAAATCCACCATGATAAGCACCATGCAGCTTATGTGAAGAATTTGAATGATGCGATCGCTAAATATCCTAATTTAAAAGGTCAAACTATTGAACAATTACTCCGCAATATAGAGAGTTTGCCACAGGATATTCGCACCACAATTCGCAACAATGGTGGTGGACATTATAACCATAGTATGTTTTGGAAAATCATGAAACCGAATGGCGGTGGCGAACCTACAGGTGAAATTGCTACTGCTATTAACCAAGCATTTGGTAGTTTTGCTGAATTCAAACGATTATTTAATGAGTCTGGTAGTAAGCGTTTTGGTAGTGGTTGGGTTTGGTTAGTTCGTAACGCTGATGGTAAATTAGGTGTGATGAGTACTGCTAACCAAAACAGTCCTTTAATGGAAGGCAAATTTCCCATTATGGGTAACGATGTTTGGGAGCACGCTTATTATTTGAAATACCAAAATCGTCGCGCTGACTACTTAAATGCTTGGTGGAATACCTTAAACTGGGATGAAATTAATAAGCGTTTTTCGGCGGGAATTTAA